ACATGTTCACCCAGGGGATCAAGGGATGCAGCTTCGTGGTCTGCAACACCGACTCCCAGGCGCTCAAGGGCAGCCCCGTCCCCGTCAAGATCCAGATGGGACGCGGCCTGGGCGCCGGCACCAACCCGATCAACGGCCGCAACGCCGCGCTCGAAAGCCAGGACCAGATCGAGAAGGTCGTCCTGGACACCCACACCAAGATGCTCTTCATCACCGCCGGCATGGGCGGCGGCACCGGCACGGGCGCCGCGCCGGTCATCGCCAAGATGGCCAAGGACAAGGGCATCCTGACCGTGGCGGTGGTCACCCTCCCCTTTCTCAACGAGGGCAACGAAGCGCTCTCCCGCGCCATCGACGGCATCCACGAGCTCGAGAAGAACGTGGACAGCCTGCTGATGATCAACAACGAGAAGCTGCACGAGTATTTCGGCAACCAGCTCATCCAGGATGCGTTCCCGCAGGCCGACGAGGTGCTCGCCACGGCCGTGCGCGGCATCGTGGAGATCATCAAGAAGCCGGGCTACATCAACGTGGACTTCAAGGACGTGGAGACGATGATGAAGAACAGCGGCATGGCCCTGATGGGCTGCGGCGTCGGCAACGGCAAGAACCGCATCGAGGACGCCGTCCGCGCCGCCTTCGAATCCCCGCTCCTCAACGACTTCGACCTCAAGACCGCCAAGAAGGTCCTCGTCAACATCACCTGCGGCCACAACGAGCAGGGCCTGACGATGGACGACCTGAGCGAGATCAACAAGAAGATCGACGAATACACCGGCCGCGCCAACAACTT
This Bacteroidales bacterium WCE2004 DNA region includes the following protein-coding sequences:
- a CDS encoding cell division protein FtsZ; amino-acid sequence: MIDDSMIDTIAPMDWATSDEIIKVLGVGGGGCNAVNYMFTQGIKGCSFVVCNTDSQALKGSPVPVKIQMGRGLGAGTNPINGRNAALESQDQIEKVVLDTHTKMLFITAGMGGGTGTGAAPVIAKMAKDKGILTVAVVTLPFLNEGNEALSRAIDGIHELEKNVDSLLMINNEKLHEYFGNQLIQDAFPQADEVLATAVRGIVEIIKKPGYINVDFKDVETMMKNSGMALMGCGVGNGKNRIEDAVRAAFESPLLNDFDLKTAKKVLVNITCGHNEQGLTMDDLSEINKKIDEYTGRANNFKRGLIWDDDPEIGDTIRITSIVTGLRFSDVIGPARDMGNYIIINRDFVYNKADAARGDGISLFEDAGSQQIGFNNKSNVRSFKFDPDEKPALIVARNESRAELENVPAIRRTQV